GAACGGTGCCCACCTACTCGAGGAGTGTTGACCGTGGCCAAGGGCAAGCGGACGTTCCAGCCGAACAACCGTCGTCGGGCGCGCGTTCACGGCTTCCGTCTCCGGATGCGCACCCGTGCCGGTCGCGCCATCGTCTCGGCGCGCCGCCGTAAGGGCCGCGCTACCCTCACTGCCTGATCCTCGCCCTCGGACGCTCGGGTGTTGCCTGAGCCGTATCGGTTGCATCATCGTGCCGACTTCTCCCGGACGGTGCGCCGCGGCCAGCGAATCGGGAGGCGAGATCTCGTCGTACACGCATTCGTGCACACCTACGACGAGCTCGCGCACGCGACAGAACGACACGGCGACCCGGTAGCCGCCGGGTCGTTCGTTCGCGTCGGCGGACCGAGGTTCGGATTGATCGTCAGCAAGGCGGTGGGCTCCGCGGTGGTTCGCCACCGGGTGGCCCGCCGCCTGCGTCATATGTGCGCCACCCTCGTCGACGAGGTGCCCGCCGATGCCGACGTCGTGATCCGCGCACTGCCCGGCGCGGCGACCGCCGACAGTGCCGAACTCGCCCGGCAGCTGCGCAGCGGACTGCGCAAACTCGGCGTCACCCACGGCGGCGGTCGCTCCCCCGCACCACGTGCGCACTCCGGTGCGCGGCCACGGACGGACGCCCGGTCGTGAGATCCGCAGCTGCCGCCCTCCACCGGTTGCCCGCGCGGGCGCTGATCTTCCTGATCGAGCTCTACCGGACCTATGTCTCCCCCACCCGAATGCCGGTGTGCCGGTTCACCCCCACCTGCAGCGAGTACGCCGTGACCGCGTTGCGCACCCGCGGCCTCGTCGTCGGCCTCGGATTGACGGCCGTGCGCCTGGCCAAATGCGCGCCCTGGCACCCTGGTGGGTGGGATCCCGTTCCGCAGCGCCGTCCGCGCCGCCGGGACGCGGCAGCCGCCGACGCCGCGATGTCGGCGCCACACGCTTGTAAAGGATCGCCGCACGCGGTGGTCGGCGACACGAACGACGGGAGTACATAGAGCCGTGCTCGACTTCATCTATTGGCCGGTGTCCTGGATCTTGTGGTTCTGGCACCGGGTGTTCGGGTTCGCTTTCGGCGCGGACAACGGTCTCACGTGGGCGCTGGCGGTGGTGTTCCTCGTGTTCACCCTGCGCATCGTGCTCTACAAGCCGTTCGTCAAGCAGGTGCGCACGACCAAACAGATGCAGGAACTGCAGCCCCAGATCAAGGAGCTGCAGAAGAAGTACAAGAACGACCGCCAGAAGATGGCGCTGGAGATGCAGAAGCTCCAGAAGGAACACGGCTTCAACCCGCTCATGGGCTGCCTGCCGGTGCTGGCGCAGGTGCCGGTGTTCCTCGGTCTGTTCCACGTGCTGCGTTCCTTCAACCGCACCGGCCACGGCTTCGGTCAGCTCGGCCTGACCCCGGAGCAGAACGCCAACACCGCCAACTACGTCTTCAACGCGGCCGACGTCCAGTCGTTCCTGAGCGCGCGTATCTTCGGTGCGCCGATCTCCGCGTTCATCACCACGCCGCAGGCGGAGTTCCTGGCGTTCGAGGACTACGGCGGCATCCCCAGCCGGTTGAGTATCGCGTTGGTCGCCATCCCGCTCATGGTGATCGCCGGCCTGGCGACCCACTTCAATGCCCGTGCCTCGGTCGCGCGGCAGACCCCGGAGGCCGCGGCCAACCCGCAGGCCGCGCTGATGAACAAGCTCGCGCTGTGGGTGTTCCCGCTCGGCGTGCTCGTCGGTGGCCCGTTCCTGCCGATCGCGATCCTGCTCTACTGGGTCTCGAACAACATCTGGACCTACGGGCAGCAGCACCTCGTCTTCGGCCGCATGGCCAAGGAAGAAGAAGCCAAGAAGCAGGCCAAGCTCGAGCAGCGGGCGCAGAACGCGCCGAAGCCGGGCGCGAAGCCGGTGAACACGAAGAAGAAGCCGGCCACCGCCGCGTCCGCCGAATCCGCGGACGACACCGGCCAGCCGACCGAGCCGTCGACCAATGGCACCCCGAAGCCCGCCAAGGCCGGGCAGCGGAAATCGGGTGGGCAGAAGCGCAACCCCAATCGGGGCAGGCCCAACCAGAAGCGCCGCCGCTGACCGCCACCGCCACCCGTGAGATTGAGGAAACCAGATGACTGTTGAAACCGACGGAGTGAACGCCGATGCCGACGACCTCGTGAGCGATGCCGAGGAAGCGCTGATCGAAGAGGGCGAGATCGCCGGCGACTATCTCGAGCAGCTGCTCGACGTGTTGGATTTCGACGGCGACATCGATCTGGACGTCGAAGGTGATCGCGCGGTCGTGAGCATCGACGGCGGTCGGGATCTGTCCAAGCTCGTGGGCCGTAACGGCGAGGTGCTCGATGCGCTCCAGGAGCTGACCCGGCTGGCCGTCCAGCAGGTGACCGGTGTGCGCAGCCGCCTGATGCTCGACGTGGCGGGCTGGCGAGCGAAGCGGCGCGAGGAGCTCAGCGCGCTGGGCACCGCCGCCGCCCAGCGCGTGCGGGAGTCCGGCGCTCCGGAGGCGCTGGAACCGATGACCCCCTTCGAACGCAAGATCGTGCACGACGCCGTGGCCGCGGTCGAGGGTGTCAGCAGTGAGAGCGAAGGCGTCGAGCCCAACCGGCACGTCGTCGTCGTGCCCGCCTGACGACGCGCGGGTTTCCCACACCGGGACACCGGGTGATTGGATAGGCCTCTGGTCTTCGGACCGGGGGCCTTCTCCATGTCACGACCCACTCCCCCGGCCGGGCGAGCCTCGCCGCACCCGGACCTTGTCGGACTCGAGCACGGAAGGACGTTTCACGTGGAACCAGATCTCGGTGGAAGCGCCGCGCCGCCGCCCGAGTCGGATCCGCCCGCCGCAGCCGCCCTGGTCTTCGGCGACCGGCTCGACGTCGCCCGCCGCTACTACGACGCCCTCGCCACGGCGGGCGTCGAACGCGGACTCATCGGCCCCCGCGAGGTGCCGCGCCTGTGGGACCGCCAC
This sequence is a window from Nocardia farcinica. Protein-coding genes within it:
- the rnpA gene encoding ribonuclease P protein component; protein product: MLPEPYRLHHRADFSRTVRRGQRIGRRDLVVHAFVHTYDELAHATERHGDPVAAGSFVRVGGPRFGLIVSKAVGSAVVRHRVARRLRHMCATLVDEVPADADVVIRALPGAATADSAELARQLRSGLRKLGVTHGGGRSPAPRAHSGARPRTDARS
- a CDS encoding Jag family protein, whose protein sequence is MTVETDGVNADADDLVSDAEEALIEEGEIAGDYLEQLLDVLDFDGDIDLDVEGDRAVVSIDGGRDLSKLVGRNGEVLDALQELTRLAVQQVTGVRSRLMLDVAGWRAKRREELSALGTAAAQRVRESGAPEALEPMTPFERKIVHDAVAAVEGVSSESEGVEPNRHVVVVPA
- the yidC gene encoding membrane protein insertase YidC, with product MLDFIYWPVSWILWFWHRVFGFAFGADNGLTWALAVVFLVFTLRIVLYKPFVKQVRTTKQMQELQPQIKELQKKYKNDRQKMALEMQKLQKEHGFNPLMGCLPVLAQVPVFLGLFHVLRSFNRTGHGFGQLGLTPEQNANTANYVFNAADVQSFLSARIFGAPISAFITTPQAEFLAFEDYGGIPSRLSIALVAIPLMVIAGLATHFNARASVARQTPEAAANPQAALMNKLALWVFPLGVLVGGPFLPIAILLYWVSNNIWTYGQQHLVFGRMAKEEEAKKQAKLEQRAQNAPKPGAKPVNTKKKPATAASAESADDTGQPTEPSTNGTPKPAKAGQRKSGGQKRNPNRGRPNQKRRR
- the yidD gene encoding membrane protein insertion efficiency factor YidD, producing MRSAAAALHRLPARALIFLIELYRTYVSPTRMPVCRFTPTCSEYAVTALRTRGLVVGLGLTAVRLAKCAPWHPGGWDPVPQRRPRRRDAAAADAAMSAPHACKGSPHAVVGDTNDGST
- the rpmH gene encoding 50S ribosomal protein L34, which codes for MAKGKRTFQPNNRRRARVHGFRLRMRTRAGRAIVSARRRKGRATLTA